The candidate division WOR-1 bacterium RIFOXYB2_FULL_36_35 genome includes the window GCCCGGGACAATCCCAAAATTGTACCGGTTAAAATGCCAGGAATCGCGTTTGGCAAGACGATATGCCGTATAGTCTGCCATTTTGAAGCTCCAAGAGAGAGGCTTGCTTCTCTAAAAGACTTTGGCACAGCGCTTAACGCTTCGCGCGTCGCCGTAATAATTACGGGTAAAGTCATAATCGACAATGTAAGCGAACCTGCCAAAAGAGAAACGCCAAATCCCAGGAAATTGACAAAAAGGCTTAAGCCAAATAGGCCATAAACAATTGAAGGGACTCCGGCTAAATTTACAATGGCAAGCTCAATCGCGCGGGTAAGCTTGTTTCTCTCCGCATATTCATTTAGGTATATTGCGGCCATAATTCCAAAAGGTATCGAAAAGAAAGCTGTTCCCAGCATAAGATAAACAGTACCGACTATTGCAGGGAAAATCCCTCCGGCTCTCATCCCATCTCTTGGCATGCCAAAAATAAATTCAAGACTAATGGCTTGTATCCCATTAACAATAATCACAAGCAATATCAAAACAACGGGAGCCACAACAATCAAAGTTGCCAGAAATAATAATGAAAAAGCTATTTTTTCAGTTCTTTGGGTATTTCTCATTTTTTCTTTTTAATCTTTCCTGGTTTTTTATGCA containing:
- a CDS encoding phosphate ABC transporter, permease protein PstA; protein product: MRNTQRTEKIAFSLLFLATLIVVAPVVLILLVIIVNGIQAISLEFIFGMPRDGMRAGGIFPAIVGTVYLMLGTAFFSIPFGIMAAIYLNEYAERNKLTRAIELAIVNLAGVPSIVYGLFGLSLFVNFLGFGVSLLAGSLTLSIMTLPVIITATREALSAVPKSFREASLSLGASKWQTIRHIVLPNAIPGILTGTILGLSRAAGETAPILFTVAAFYLPRLPGSVYDQAMTLPYHIYVLSTQVPNVSPKIQYGTILVLVGMIFILNIIASVIRAKFRSRKTW